A genomic stretch from Arachis stenosperma cultivar V10309 chromosome 3, arast.V10309.gnm1.PFL2, whole genome shotgun sequence includes:
- the LOC130965506 gene encoding uncharacterized protein LOC130965506, with translation MASDGASSSVRRVPLPSTVKCVEAAEEKNDIAPRCRCGVYAILYKSRTTTNPNRLFFGCPFFRSLQVFLWLDDHVSTVRVLDKFMTENEVDDLKLYLRKKVVEQRLTDLEKMLHLERKKNVNLYLVIVVVISVILGSVVAKLG, from the exons ATGGCCAGCGATGGAGCTTCATCCAGCGTAAGACGCGTTCCACTACCGTCGACCGTGAAATGCGTGGAAGCTGCAGAGGAGAAAAACGACATTGCTCCGAGATGTAGATGTGGAGTGTACGCCATATTGTACAAATCGAGGACGACGACGAACCCCAACAGATTGTTCTTTGGATGTCCATTCTTTAGG TCATTGCAAGTTTTCTTATGGCTGGATGACCATGTTTCAACAGTAAGAGTTCTGGACAAGTTTATGACTGAGAACGAGGTTGATGATCTGAAACTGTATCTTAGGAAGAAGGTAGTGGAACAGAGACTCACTGATTTGGAGAAGATGTTGCATctagagaggaagaagaatgttAATTTGTATTTGGTTATTGTTGTTGTGATTAGTGTAATTTTGGGTTCTGTTGTTGCCAAACTTGGCTGA